In Brachypodium distachyon strain Bd21 chromosome 2, Brachypodium_distachyon_v3.0, whole genome shotgun sequence, one genomic interval encodes:
- the LOC100834194 gene encoding probable mediator of RNA polymerase II transcription subunit 26a produces MSDGLDRWRDFFRGAGVGICEVIEKAILVAAADQPEEFLRRRDRIAERLFNAVLATRPSSHGCTGSTLSVLPATPAVVEDKGSVRRVPEKESKVDSSSLGAPGRGLPLPNHEVEDSDSDSEDDERLRRAAACNYGHNYDDDNEEEEEEQAAATQEEDGHPEDDHAAADELEALTNEMDEESQIVREVLRIKELLLHKQDHSDSTLFESLRRLQLMQLSVSTLQATEIGRAVNGLRKHNSQQIRHLVQTLIQDWKILVDEWVMTTVALTDNSPLTSNPSVVDDEDEEQGLPSPPLDEGAFFAPETTAIQLSEFFDEMDEDGNLRHNNDARPGNKRENNGRRPANISAVAKPELTRPVGTAERVQVRKPELTRQSPSMRQANQQKSQSSSLQAKPHGMLNKQSRPPGSESGSVRPIRAAPQQKPVGEMKYKQTQDHFAVERKPAMGRVDKSRPPVQSSAGVRLESAKPKTYDGLESNGRLEVAKRKLQERYQEAENAKKQRTIQVMELGDIPKPKNHNRQPIMKSRNNIRSRANGRR; encoded by the exons atgtccGACGGGCTAGATCGGTGGCGCGACTTCTTCcggggcgccggcgtcggcatcTGCGAGGTGATCGAGAAggccatcctcgtcgccgcggcCGACCAGCCGGAGGAGTtcctgcgccgccgcgaccGCATAGCTGAGAGGCTCTTCAACGCGGTCCTCgcgacgcggccctccagccaCGGCTGCACCGGCAGCACCCTCTCCGTGCTCCCCGCGACCCCCGCCGTCGTGGAGGACAAGGGCAGCGTGCGCCGCGTCCCTGAGAAGGAGAGCAAGGTCGATAGCAGCAGCCTCGGCGCGCCCGGTAGGGGCCTGCCCCTGCCCAACCATGAAGTTGAAGACTCTGACTCCGACTCTGAGGACGacgagcgcctccgccgcgctgCTGCCTGCAACTATGGCCACAACTATGACGACGACaacgaagaggaagaggaggagcaggctgctGCGACACAAGAGGAAGATGGCCACCCTGAAGATGACCATGcggctgctgacgagctggagGCGCTCACCAACGAGATGGACGAGGAGTCACAGATCGTCCGGGAGGTCCTCCGCATCAAGGAGCTTCTCTTGCACAAGCAAGACCAC TCGGATTCTACTCTGTTTGAATCGCTGAGAAGGCTGCAATTGATGCAATTGTCCGTCTCCACGCTGCAG GCTACTGAGATTGGGAGGGCTGTTAATGGTCTTCGGAAGCACAACTCGCAGCAGATTCGTCACCTTGTGCAGACACTCATCCA AGACTGGAAAATTTTGGTTGATGAGTGGGTCATGACTACTGTCGCCCTTACAG aCAACTCCCCGTTAACTTCAAACCCTTCTGTTGTGGATGATGAGGATGAAGAACAAGGCCTTCCTTCTCCACCTTTGGATGAAGGAGCATTCTTTGCTCCTGAGACTACTGCTATTCAACTCTCTGAG TTCTTTGATGAAATGGATGAAGATGGAA ACTTGAGACATAACAATGATGCACGCCCTGGAAACAAGAGGGAAAATAATGGCAGGAGGCCTGCAAACATTTCAGCTGTTGCAAAACCAGAACTTACTCGTCCTGTTGGAACTGCTGAAAGAGTTCAGGTCAGGAAGCCAGAATTGACAAGGCAATCGCCGTCAATGAGGCAAGCAAACCAGCAAAAATCTCAAAGTTCAAGTTTGCAAGCCAAACCCCATGGCATGCTCAACAAGCAATCGAGGCCTCCAGGCTCTGAATCTGGATCTGTAAGACCAATAAGGGCAGCTCCTCAGCAGAAGCCTGTCGGTGAGATGAAATACAAACAGACTCAAGATCACTTTGCTGTCGAAAGAAAACCTGCAATGGGTCGTGTGGAT AAATCAAGACCCCCTGTACAATCTTCAGCTGGGGTCAGGCTTGAGTCGGCAAAGCCGAAGACCTATGATGGTTTGGAAAGCAACGGAAGGCTAGAGGTAGCGAAACGTAAACTCCAGGAACGCTACCAGGAAGCTGAAAATG CAAAAAAGCAGCGCACGATACAAGTAATGGAGCTGGGTGACATACCAAAGCCTAAGAATCATAACCGGCAACCTATTATGAAGTCAAGGAATAACATTAGAAGTCGGGCAAATGGTCGGCGCTAA
- the LOC100839596 gene encoding F-box/FBD/LRR-repeat protein At1g13570 translates to MTELMFSLDDFASENGNADDGVCRFLKFTDMFLSLHNGPILKFGLNSLRTNIISTRGHIYRWMLMLSRNGIKEIQLKTRKTDFYNIPYCFFSCDELESVYLQACVLTTSQLPPLSKGFRNLHTLHLERAIVQGNSIGNLVASCPNLEELAIFELISFGDINIHSTKLKILTIDGQFKHLNLHTPYLASAAIRLIFHTGDASNARCHFDLPQFIASLLDVETVKLHGRIIECVEHGFLVLKPPKLFNRLTEITLEINLGNVKEANLAPCLFQHAPNLRSIVLKLIYRKPIVCALWESIDHQVHVFQNVDAVGMINFTGSCAELGFLKLLLGDAPVLRRVEIRGKGKLREDAFKKLLKMRRASKDAEIVVH, encoded by the exons ATGACCGAACTGATGTTCAGCTTGGATGATTTTGCTTCAGAAAATGGCAATGCAGATGATGGTGTATGCAGGTTTCTTAAGTTCACTGATATGTTTCTCTCCCTCCACAATGGCCCAATCCTGAAGTTTGGACTGAATAGTCTACGGACCAACATAATATCCACTAGAGGTCACATTTATCGTTGGATGCTTATGCTGTCAAGAAACGGAATTAAGGAAATTCAACTTAAGACAAGGAAAACTGACTTCTACAATATCCCTTATTGTTTTTTCTCCTGTGATGAACTTGAGTCTGTGTACCTGCAAGCTTGTGTCTTAACCACTTCGCAGTTGCCACCACTTTCTAAAGGTTTCAGAAACTTGCATACTCTTCATCTGGAACGTGCCATTGTGCAAGGAAACAGTATTGGGAATTTAGTGGCAAGCTGCCCAAATTTAGAGGAACTTGCTATTTTTGAATTGATCAGCTTTGGTGATATCAATATTCATTCAACAAAGCTCAAGATACTAACAATTGATGGCCAGTTTAAACACCTCAATCTGCATACTCCATATCTTGCTTCAGCGGCCATCAGATTGATATTTCACACTGGTGATGCTTCAAATGCCAGATGCCACTTCGATCTTCCTCAATTTATTGCTTCTCTTTTGGATGTTGAAACAGTTAAACTTCATGGGCGGATCATTGAG TGTGTAGAACATGGATTCCTGGTTTTGAAGCCGCCGAAATTATTTAACCGGCTAACGGAGATAACCCTAGAGATCAATCTTGGTAATGTGAAGGAGGCAAATCTTGCTCCCTGCTTATTTCAGCATGCCCCCAACTTGCGATCTATTGTTCTAAAG CTCATTTACAGGAAGCCCATTGTATGCGCACTGTGGGAATCAATAGATCACCAGGTCCATGTCTTCCAGAATGTCGATGCAGTTGGTATGATCAACTTTACTGGCTCCTGTGCCGAGCTGGGCTTCCTGAAACTTTTACTTGGAGATGCACCAGTGCTAAGGAGAGTGGAGATAAGAGGCAAGGGAAAATTGAGAGAAGATGCCTTCAAGAAGCTTCTGAAGATGAGAAGAGCATCGAAGGATGCAGAAATAGTGGTTCATTGA
- the LOC100834794 gene encoding isopentenyl-diphosphate Delta-isomerase I gives MAASAARSLVLFSASLGLGRASSRLVSVSRSPSSGLLPRQQVLAFRGRSSFAATAVVMGKAGTAEAEADPGMDAVQRRLMFEDECILVDEQDNVIGHESKYNCHLMEKIESGNALHRAFSVFLFNSKYELLLQQRSTTKVTFPLVWTNTCCSHPLYRDTELIEDKCLGVRNAAQRKLFDELGIQAEDLPVEQFIPLGRMLYKAPSDGKWGEHELDYLLFMVRDVKLNPNPDEVSDVKYVNRDELKQLIKKADDGEGGIKLSPWFRLVVDNFLMGWWDHVEQGTLKEAVDMKTIHKL, from the exons AtggcggcctcggcggcgcgctccCTCGTGCTCTTCTCCGCCTCCCTCGGCCTCGGCCGGGCCTCGTCTCGCCTCGTCTCGGTCTCCCGCTCCCCTTCCTCGGGGCTCCTACCCAGGCAGCAGGTGCTCGCCTTCCGTGGGCGCTCCTCtttcgccgccaccgccgtcgtcaTGGGGAAGGCCGGCaccgccgaggccgaggccgaccCAGGGATGGACGCCGTCCAGCGCCGCCTCATGTTCGAGGACGA GTGCATCTTAGTGGATGAACAAGACAATGTCATTGGCCACGAGTCTAAGTATAACT GCCATCTCATGGAAAAGATAGAATCTGGGAATGCCCTACACAGAGCATTCAGTGTTTTccttttcaactccaaatacgAGTTGTTACTTCAG CAAAGGTCTACGACAAAAGTGACATTTCCGCTTGTCTGGACAAACACTTGCTGTAGCCACCCTCTATACCGTGATACTGAGCTCATCGAGGATAAGTGCCTAG GAGTCAGAAATGCAGCACAGCGGAAGCTATTTGATGAATTGGGAATACAGGCCGAAGATTTACCAGTTGAACAGTTCATTCCGCTTGGAAGGATGCTTTACAAGGCTCCATCTGATGGAAAATGGGGGGAACATGAGC TGGACTACCTTCTGTTCATGGTTCGTGACGTGAAGCTCAACCCAAATCCAGATGAAGTGTCTGATGTCAAGTACGTGAACCgcgatgagctgaagcagttGATCAAGAAAGCGGATGATGGGGAAGGCGGCATTAAGCTGTCCCCTTGGTTCAGGCTGGTGGTTGACAACTTCCTCATGGGCTGGTGGGATCATGTTGAGCAAGGGACTCTGAAGGAGGCAGTCGACATGAAAACCATCCATAAGTTGTAG